The window GAACACGGGCGAACATCTCACCGAACTCCCTCCAGGAGAGAGTTTGGAGACATCTGTCACACTAGAAGTCACTTTTTTGTGATTTTTTAGTTTCCTTTTTTCAATTGTTGTGCTATTGTTAGAAATCGTGTGCTCCACACAGAACACACAGATTGCGGGTCGCTAGCTCAGCGGTAGAGCATTCGGCTTTTAACCGATTGGTCTCGGGTTCGAATCCCGGGCGACCCATTTAAAAGGATACAAAGCTATTATCGTGTTTATAAGGAAAGCTTATTTAAGAATCTCTAGAGATAATTGCCTATAAACTGATAAATTATCTTAAGATTGTCATAAGAATTAAGCTTGTTACTAAGACAACACGACTAGCTGACAACGAACTAAAAGATAGGAGGACTACTATGGCGCTCGTACCAATGCGACTGCTACTCGATCATGCGGCTGAAAATGGTTACGGCATCCCGGCGTTCAACGTCAACAACATGGAGCAGATCCAAGCAATCATGCAAGCTGCCCATGCAACCGATAGCCCTGTGATTCTCCAGGCTTCTCGTGGCGCTCGCAAGTACGCTGGCGAAAACTTCCTCCGTCACCTGATTCTGGCTGCGGTGGAAACCTATCCCCACATTCCCATCGTCATGCACCAAGACCATGGTAACGAGCCTGCTACTTGCTACTCTGCCATCAAGAACGGTTTTACCAGCGTGATGATGGATGGTTCTCTGGAAGCTGATGCGAAGACCCCAGCCAGCTACGAGTACAACGTCGATGTGACTCGTGAAGTGGTAAAAGTGGCTCATGCCATCGGTGCTAGCGTTGAAGGTGAACTCGGCTGTTTGGGTTCTCTGGAGACCGGTATGGGTGAAGCCGAAGATGGTCACGGCTTCGAGGGCAAGCTTGACCACTCTCAACTGCTGACCGACCCGGATCAAGCGGTTGACTTCGTTGAGCAAACTCAAGTTGATGCCCTAGCTGTTGCGATCGGAACCAGCCACGGTGCTTACAAGTTCACCCGCAAGCCAACTGGTGAAATTTTAGCGATCAGCCGGATTGAAGAAATTCACCGCCGCCTGCCTAACACCCACTTGGTCATGCATGGTTCTTCTTCAGTTCCTGAAGACCTACTGGCGATGATTAACGAATTCGGTGGTGCCATTCCTGAGACTTATGGTGTACCCGTCGAAGAAATTCAAAAAGGCATCAAGAGCGGTGTTCGGAAAGTGAACATTGACACTGATAATCGTCTGGCTATCACCGCTGCTGTACGCGAAGCTCTGGCTGGAAATCCCAAGGAGTTTGACCCCCGTCACTTCTTGAAGCCTTCTATCACCTACATGCAAAAAGTTTGTGCTGAGCGCTATCAGCAGTTTGGCACTGCTGGCAATGCAAGCAAGATCAAACAAGTCAGCCTGGAAGAGTATGCAGCTAAGTATGCCAAAGGTGAACTAACGGCAACTATCAAGAAAGCTGCGATCGCTTAATTGACTTTCGTTAATCAGGCAAACTGACAGGTTTGCCTCAAAAATTATCCTGGGTGGCTTTGCAGCTATCCAGGTTTTTTATCACAAAAGGCAGGAGGCGGGAGGCAAAAGGCAGACGGCTTTTGATACCAAGTTGCAGTCAAAGACAGTAGATAGGGAGACAAGGAAGACAAGGAAGACAGGGGGGACAAGGGGAAGAGAAAATACTACGTTTGAACGCAACTCGGTATGACAAATACTTCTAACCTCTAATAACTCTCAGTCGTATCCCTGTATACCTCCTTGTCCGATCCCAAGAATCCTGCCTTGGGATAGACTCTCATCTTGATCTAGGGTGATAACGTTTTCTTAGGCAAGTCCAAAGTAATGAGGGCAGTGCTAACGATAGGACAACAAGCTCCTAGTTTATGCGCTCTAGGAGCTTTTCATTGCTTTGTGAACTACCCCGCCCTCCAACACCAAAAGACGGGGAATTTTGTCGATGTATTCTTAAGTCTTGGGCTTGTAAGTAGAAGCCACCTGTAATTCCTTCAACTGCTTGGCATCCACCCCAGCCGGCGCATCCGTAAGCAGACAGCTAGCCTGCTGTGTTTTCGGAAAGGCAATCACATCCCGAATTGACTCTTCTTTCGCCATCAGCATCACCAAACGGTCTAAGCCGTAGGCAATCCCACCATGAGGGGGTGCGCCATATTCAAACGCCTCCAGCAGAAACCCAAACTTATTGAGAGCTTCCTCTGGTGATAAACCGATGGCTTCAAACACCTGCTGCTGAATGTCCTGCTGGTAAATCCGCAGACTGCCGCCGCCCACTTCAAAACCGTTATAAACCAAGTCATAGGCTTGTGCCCTGGCGGTTTTCAAGTCCCCCAAATCATCGGGGTGGGGAGCGGTGAATGGGTGATGTAATGCCTCTAAGCGCTTCTCACCCTCATTCCACTCAAACATGGGGAAGTCTGTCACCCACAACAAGTTAATCTTGTCCGGGTCAATTAACCCCAGTTCACGACCAATTGCGCCCCGCAGTCGGTCTAAGGTTTTGTTGACGATGTCGGCTGAGCCTGCTCCAAATAGCAAGAGATGACCGGGTTTAGCTCCTGTGCGTTCCAGTAATTCTTGCTTTTGGGCTTCTGTGAGGTTGTCTTTAATCGCCCCGATGGTGTCGATTTCCCCATCATCACGCACTCGGATATAGGCAACACCCTTGGCACCGGCTTCGATTGCTTCTTTGAATAAGTCGCCGCCGGTTTTAATCCGCACATTAGAAATCAGTTCATTCCCGCCAGGAATGGGTAATACTTTGACGATACCCCCAGCCGCCACAGCACCCGAAAAGACTTTGAATCCTGAATCTTTGAGTAAATCAGAAACGTCAACAAGCTCTAAACCAAAGCGTGTATCGGGTTTATCACTACCATAGCGCCCCATAGCTTCGGCATAAGTGAGGCGAGGGAAAGGTCGCGGTAACTCGATGCCTTGAACCGTTTTGAAGATATAACAGACTAACTCTTCATTGAGCTGGAGCAGCTCTTCTTGGGACATGAAGCTCATTTCCATGTCCAACTGAGTAAATTCTGGTTGTCGGTCAGCTCTGAGGTCTTCATCCCGGAAGCAACGGGCAATTTGATAGTATCGGTCAAAGCCGGATACCATCAGCAACTGCTTAAAAAGTTGGGGGGACTGGGGCAAGGCGTACCACTCTCCTGGGTTGACACGAGAGGGCACCAGATAGTCTCTGGCACCTTCAGGGGTGGAACGGGTGAGGACTGGAGTTTCAACCTCGATGAAGCCTTGCTCGTCTTCTAGGTAGCGGCGAATGGCTTTGACGACTTGGTGACGCAGTTGGAGATTACGACTCATGCGATCGCGTCTTAAGTCCAAATATCGATACTTCAGCCGCAACTCTTCTCGAATCTCTGAAGTATCGGACGTGGAAACCTGAAAGGGTAGCTGCTTGCTTAGGCTATTGAGCAGTTCGATCTGGTCGGCGTAGACTTCGACCTCACCCGTTGGCAGTTTAGGGTTGAGAGAATCCTCTGGACGTGCTGTAACTCGACCTGTAATTTTAACAACGTATTCATTCCGCAGAGCTTCTGCATCTTGATAAGAATCTGGGGTACGCTGGGGGTCGCTGACGATTTGGACAATGCCAGAGCGATCGCGCAAATCTAAAAAAATCACACCTCCGTGGTCGCGGCGACGGTCTACCCATCCACACAGGGTAACGGTCTCACCAATATGTTCCTTTTTAACTTCGCCGCAATAATAAGTTCGCATAGTTGCTTGTCGGTAACTTTGGCTTGAGGATAGGAAAGTACACGAGGTCAAGCCTGAAGTCTATAATAAGCGCCATCTGGCTCACTCCGCAGCACAGAATTATGCCAAATCCTTAAACCCAACGCGCCATTCTCGAATTAGGGGGACGCGGATTGAGGCCAACCCGCCCAAAAAATAACGCTCAACCCAAGAGCTGGTTGAGCGTTCATTTGCCTTATTCATTGTTAGCGTAGTGCTTCTGGCGAGAGTTCACTAATATCCTGAAAGTGGGAATTCTTAAGCCAGAACAGCTCTCTTTCAAGCCATCATCAAAGCCCTAGCATCTGTCACAAGTCGTATCTTAGAACAAGACTAAATTTTTTCTCTTAACGAGTAACTAGGCATTTGCTGAGGGATTTACGTCCTTTGCCATCTGCCGAAATTCATTAGGAGTATTAGCCCCAGCGGCTCCGGTGCCCGCTTCGTTTTTATCGATGTCACTGACGCTGTATTCTTTTGAAGCTTCGTAGTCGCTATCAACATCAATTTCTGGTGTTTTCTCGGTTCCTTCTGCCATATTCTCGGCGGCTAATTCAGCGTCTTG of the Allocoleopsis franciscana PCC 7113 genome contains:
- the fba gene encoding class II fructose-bisphosphate aldolase (catalyzes the reversible aldol condensation of dihydroxyacetonephosphate and glyceraldehyde 3-phosphate in the Calvin cycle, glycolysis, and/or gluconeogenesis) encodes the protein MALVPMRLLLDHAAENGYGIPAFNVNNMEQIQAIMQAAHATDSPVILQASRGARKYAGENFLRHLILAAVETYPHIPIVMHQDHGNEPATCYSAIKNGFTSVMMDGSLEADAKTPASYEYNVDVTREVVKVAHAIGASVEGELGCLGSLETGMGEAEDGHGFEGKLDHSQLLTDPDQAVDFVEQTQVDALAVAIGTSHGAYKFTRKPTGEILAISRIEEIHRRLPNTHLVMHGSSSVPEDLLAMINEFGGAIPETYGVPVEEIQKGIKSGVRKVNIDTDNRLAITAAVREALAGNPKEFDPRHFLKPSITYMQKVCAERYQQFGTAGNASKIKQVSLEEYAAKYAKGELTATIKKAAIA
- the aspS gene encoding aspartate--tRNA ligase, which translates into the protein MRTYYCGEVKKEHIGETVTLCGWVDRRRDHGGVIFLDLRDRSGIVQIVSDPQRTPDSYQDAEALRNEYVVKITGRVTARPEDSLNPKLPTGEVEVYADQIELLNSLSKQLPFQVSTSDTSEIREELRLKYRYLDLRRDRMSRNLQLRHQVVKAIRRYLEDEQGFIEVETPVLTRSTPEGARDYLVPSRVNPGEWYALPQSPQLFKQLLMVSGFDRYYQIARCFRDEDLRADRQPEFTQLDMEMSFMSQEELLQLNEELVCYIFKTVQGIELPRPFPRLTYAEAMGRYGSDKPDTRFGLELVDVSDLLKDSGFKVFSGAVAAGGIVKVLPIPGGNELISNVRIKTGGDLFKEAIEAGAKGVAYIRVRDDGEIDTIGAIKDNLTEAQKQELLERTGAKPGHLLLFGAGSADIVNKTLDRLRGAIGRELGLIDPDKINLLWVTDFPMFEWNEGEKRLEALHHPFTAPHPDDLGDLKTARAQAYDLVYNGFEVGGGSLRIYQQDIQQQVFEAIGLSPEEALNKFGFLLEAFEYGAPPHGGIAYGLDRLVMLMAKEESIRDVIAFPKTQQASCLLTDAPAGVDAKQLKELQVASTYKPKT